A single region of the Gorilla gorilla gorilla isolate KB3781 chromosome 1, NHGRI_mGorGor1-v2.1_pri, whole genome shotgun sequence genome encodes:
- the OR6N2 gene encoding olfactory receptor 6N2, whose translation MDQYNHSSLAEFVFLGFASVGYVRGWLFVLLLLAYLFTICGNMLIFSVIRLDAALHTPMYHFVSVLSFLELWYTATTIPKMLSNILSEKKTISFAGCLLQTYFFHSLGASECYLLTAMAYDRYLAICRPLHYPIIMTTTLCAKKAAACWTCGFLCPISEVILASQLPFCAYNEIQHIFCDFPPLLSLACKDTSANILVDFAINAFIILITFLFIMISYARIIGAVLKIKTASGRKKAFSTCASHLAVVLVFFGSIIFMYVRLKKSYSLTLDRTFAIVYSVLTPMVNPIIYSLRNKELIKAIKRTIFQKGGKASLAHH comes from the coding sequence atggatCAATACAACCATTCAAGCCTGGCTGAATTTGTGTTCCTTGGCTTTGCCAGTGTGGGCTATGTCAGGGGCTGGCTTTTTGTCCTGCTGCTATTGGCATACCTGTTCACCATCTGTGGTAACATGCTCATCTTCTCAGTCATCCGACTGGATGCAGCTCTGCACACACCTATGTACCACTTTGTCAGTGTTCTTTCCTTCTTGGAGTTGTGGTATACAGCTACCACTATCCCTAAGATGTTGTCTAATATTCTCAGTGAGAAGAAAACCATTTCTTTTGCAGGATGCCTCCTTCAGACCTACTTCTTCCACTCCTTGGGAGCGTCTGAATGCTACCTTCTTACAGCCATGGCCTATGATAGATACCTGGCCATTTGTCGGCCCCTCCACTACCCTATAATTATGACCACCACACTCTGTGCCAAGAAGGCTGCTGCTTGTTGGACTTGTGGCTTCCTGTGTCCCATTTCTGAGGTCATCCTTGCCTCCCAGCTCCCATTTTGTGCTTACAATGAAATCCAACACATTTTCTGTGACTTTCCACCTTTGCTGAGCTTGGCCTGCAAGGACACATCCGCTAACATTCTGGTGGACTTTGCCATTAATGCTTTCATAATTCTTATCACTTTCCTCTTTATCATGATTTCTTATGCAAGGATCATTGGGGCTGTGCTGAAGATAAAAACAGCATCAGGAAGAAAGAAGGCCTTTTCTACCTGTGCCTCACATCTTGCTGTGGTCCTCGTCTTCTTTGGGAGCATCATCTTCATGTATGTGCGGCTAAAGAAGAGCTATTCCCTGACCCTTGACCGAACATTTGCTATAGTTTACTCTGTACTAACACCAATGGTCAATCCAATTATCTACAGTCTTCGTAACAAGGAACTCATTAAAGCTATCAAGAGGACCATCTTCCAGAAGGGAGGTAAAGCTAGTCTTGCTCATCATTGA
- the LOC101149901 gene encoding olfactory receptor 6N1 — protein sequence MDTGNWSQVTEFIILGFPHLQGVQIYLFLLLLLIYLMTVLGNLLIFLVVCLDSRLHTPMYHFVSILSFSELGYTAATIPKMLANLLSEKKTISFSGCLLQIYSFHSLGATECYLLTAMAYDRYLAICRPLHYPTLMTPTLCAEIAIGCWLGGLAGPVVEISLISRLPFCGPNRIQHVFCDFPPVLSLACTDTSINVLVDFVINSCKILATFLLILCSYVQIICTVLRIPSAAGKRKAISTCASHLTVVLIFYGSILFMYVRLKKSYSLDYDQALAVVYSVLTPFLNPFIYSLRNKEIKEAVRRQLKRIGILA from the coding sequence ATGGACACAGGGAACTGGAGCCAGGTAACAGAATTCATCATCTTGGGCTTCCCCCATCTCCAGGGTGTCCagatttatctctttctcttgttgCTTCTCATTTACCTCATGACTGTGTTGGGAAACCTGCTGATATTCCTGGTGGTCTGCCTGGACTCCCGGCTTCATACACCCATGTACCACTTTGTCAGCATTCTCTCCTTCTCAGAGCTTGGCTATACAGCTGCCACCATCCCTAAGATGCTGGCAAACTTGCTCAGTGAGAAAAAGACCATTTCATTCTCTGGGTGTCTCCTGCAGATCTATTCCTTTCACTCCCTTGGAGCGACTGAGTGCTATCTCCTGACAGCTATGGCCTACGATAGGTATTTAGCCATCTGCCGGCCCCTCCACTACCCAACCCTCATGACCCCAACACTCTGTGCAGAGATTGCCATTGGCTGTTGGTTGGGAGGCTTGGCTGGACCAGTAGTTGAAATTTCCTTGATTTCACGCCTCCCATTCTGTGGCCCCAATCGCATTCAGCATGTCTTTTGTGACTTCCCTCCTGTGCTGAGTTTGGCTTGCACTGATACGTCTATAAATGTCCTAGTAGATTTTGTTATAAATTCCTGCAAGATCCTAGCCACCTTCCTGCTGATCCTCTGCTCCTATGTGCAGATCATCTGCACAGTGCTCAGAATTCCCTCAGCTGCCGGCAAGAGGAAGGCCATCTCCACGTGTGCCTCCCACCTCACTGTGGTTCTCATCTTCTATGGGAGCATCCTCTTCATGTATGTGCGGCTGAAGAAGAGCTACTCACTGGACTATGACCAGGCCCTGGCAGTGGTCTACTCAGTGCTCACACCCTTCCTCAACCCCTTCATCTACAGCTTGCGCAACAAGGAGATCAAGGAGGCTGTGAGGAGGCAGCTAAAGAGAATTGGGATATTGGCATGA
- the OR6K6 gene encoding olfactory receptor 6K6: MVSGRMTQLTASGNQTMVTEFLFSMFPHPHRGGLLFFIPLLLIYGFILTGNLIMFIVIQVDMALHTPLYFFISVLSFLEICYTTTTIPKMLSCLISEQKSISVAGCLLQMYFFHSLGITESCVLTAMAIDRYIAICNPLRYPTIMIPKLCIQLTVGSCFCGFLLVLPEIAWISTLPFCGSNQIHQIFCDFTPVLSLACADTSLVVIVDAIHAAEIVASFLVIALSYIRIIIVILGMHSAEGRHKAFSTCAAHLAVFLLFFGSVAVMYLRFSATYSVFWDTAIAVTFVILAPVFNPIIYSLRNKDMKEAIGRLFHYQKRAGWAGK, translated from the exons ATGGTGTCAGGCAGG ATGACACAGTTGACGGCCAGTGGGAATCAGACAATGGTGACTGAGTTCCTCTTCTCTATGTTCCCGCATCCGCACAGAGGTGGCCTCTTATTCTTTATTCCCTTGCTTCTCATCTACGGATTTATCCTAACTGGAAACCTAATAATGTTCATTGTCATCCAGGTGGACATGGCCCTGCACACCCCTTTGTATTTCTTTATCAGTGTCCTCTCCTTCCTGGAGATCTGCTATACCACAACCACCATCCCCAAGATGCTGTCCTGCCTAATCAGTGAGCAGAAGAGCATCTCCGTGGCTGGCTGCCTCCTGCAGATGTACTTTTTCCACTCACTTGGTATCACAGAAAGCTGTGTCCTGACAGCAATGGCCATTGACAGGTACATAGCTATCTGCAATCCACTCCGTTACCCAACCATCATGATTCCCAAACTTTGTATCCAGCTGACAGTTGGATCCTGCTTTTGTGGCTTCCTCCTTGTGCTTCCTGAGATTGCATGGATTTCCACCTTGCCTTTCTGTGGCTCCAACCAGATCCACCAGATATTCTGTGATTTCACACCTGTGCTGAGCTTGGCCTGCGCAGATACATCCCTAGTGGTCATTGTGGATGCCATCCATGCAGCGGAAATTGTAGCCTCCTTCCTGGTCATTGCTCTATCCTACATCCGGATTATTATAGTGATTCTGGGAATGCACTCAGCTGAAGGTCGTCACAAGGCCTTTTCCACCTGTGCTGCTCACCTTGCTGTGTTCTTGCTATTTTTTGGCAGTGTGGCTGTCATGTATTTGAGATTCTCAGCCACCTactcagtgttttgggacacagCAATTGCTGTCACTTTTGTTATCCTTGCTCCCGTTTTCAACCCCATCATCTATAGCCTGAGAAACAAGGACATGAAAGAGGCTATTGGAAGGCTTTTCCACTATCAGAAGAGGGCTGGTTGGGCTGGGAAATAG